In one window of Camelus bactrianus isolate YW-2024 breed Bactrian camel chromosome 13, ASM4877302v1, whole genome shotgun sequence DNA:
- the CORT gene encoding cortistatin codes for MSSCRAGESCQSACRMLPPLCLLLLLSGATAALPLEGGLAGHNSGHMQEVAEIKKNSLLTFLAWWYEWTSQASAAPFTGGEVREVSKREEGLPPLQQSMRRDKTPCKNFFWKTFSSCK; via the exons ATGAGCAGCTGCAGAGCTGGAGAGTCATGCCAGTCAGCCTGCAGGATGCTGCCGCCCCTctgtctgctgctgctgctctcagGGGCCACCGCTGCCCTTCCCCTGGAGGGCGGCCTCGCCGGCCACAACAGCGGG CATATGCAGGAAGtggcagaaataaagaaaaacagcttGTTGACTTTCCTTGCGTGGTGGTATGAGTGGACCTCCCAGGCGAGTGCAGCGCCCTTCACAggaggggaggtcagggaggTGTCCAAACGGGAGGAGGGCCTGCCGCCCCTTCAGCAGTCCATGCGCCGAGATAAAACGCCCTGCAAGAATTTCTTCTGGAAGACCTTTTCCTCCTGCAAATAA
- the DFFA gene encoding DNA fragmentation factor subunit alpha, protein MEVASGAPAPEPGEIRALKKCLLRRNHSREQHGVAASSLEELRSKACDILAIDKSLAPVTLVLAEDGTIVDDDDYFLCLPSNTKFVALAGNEKWAYSNSDGGTAWITQESFDGDETDSGAGMKWKNVARQLKEDLSSIILLSEEDLQMLIDVPCSELAQELCQSQVTVQGLQNTLQQVLDQREEARQSKQLLELYLQALEKEGSVLSKQQESRAGFADERDTVDTGIRESSSEIALSSRILTTLREKAAPELSLSSEALELVAKEDPKALAVALNWDIKKTETVQQACHQELGLRLQQVQSLHSLRGLSARKNSMPGEAQNPKRARQDPT, encoded by the exons ATGGAGGTGGCCAGCGGCGCCCCGGCTCCGGAACCGGGCGAGATCCGGGCTCTAAAGAAGTGTCTTCTGCGACGCAACCACAGCCGGGAACAGCACGGCGTGGCGGCCTCCAGCCTCGAGGAGCTGAGGAGCAAGG CCTGTGACATTCTGGCCATCGATAAGTCCCTGGCACCAGTCACCCTGGTCCTGGCAGAGGATGGCACCATAGTGGATGACGATGATTACTTCCTGTGTCTGCCTTCCAATACCAAGTTTGTGGCATTGGCTGGTAATGAGAAGTGGGCTTACAGCAATTCAG ATGGAGGTACAGCTTGGATTACCCAAGAGTCCTTCGATGGAGATGAAACAGACAGCGGGGCAGGGATGAAGTGGAAGAATGTGGCCAGGCAGCTGAAAGAAGATCTATCCAGCATCATCCTCCTGTCAGAGGAGGACCTCCAG ATGCTCATTGATGTTCCATGTTCAGAGCTGGCTCAGGAACTATGCCAAAGTCAGGTCACAGTCCAGGGGCTCCAGAACACCCTCCAGCAGGTTCTTGACCAGAGAGAGGAAGCCCGTCAATCCAAGCAGCTCTTGGAGCTTTACCTCCAGGCTTTGGAGAAGGAGGGCAGCGTCTTGTCAAAGCAGCAAG AGTCCAGAGCCGGCTTCGCTGACGAGAGGGACACGGTTGACACGGGTATTAGAGAGAGCTCGTCCGAAATTGCGCTTTCCAGCCGGATCCTCACCACGCTAAGGGAGAAGGCGGCTCCAGAGCTGAGTTTGTCTAGTGAGGCTTTGGAG TTGGTTGCCAAGGAAGACCCTAAAGCATTGGCTGTTGCTTTGAACTGGGACATAAAGAAGACGGAAACTGTTCAGCAGGCCTGTCATCAGGAACTCGGCCTGCGCCTCCAGCAGGTTCAGAGCTTGCATTCTCTGAGGGGCCTTTCAGCAAGGAAGAATTCAATGCCTGGAGAAGCGCAGAATCCCAAACGGGCCAGACAAGACCCCACGTAG